One window of Cucurbita pepo subsp. pepo cultivar mu-cu-16 chromosome LG19, ASM280686v2, whole genome shotgun sequence genomic DNA carries:
- the LOC111782182 gene encoding uridine nucleosidase 1: protein MADLNDASGLLGSFAKPEKLIIDTDPGIDDAMAIFMAFRSPELEVLGLTTVFGNVLVECATHNALLLCEMAGRSDVPVAQGSPEPLKGGTPRVADFVHGSNGLGNVILPSPSSKKVEKSAAEFLVDTVSQYPGEVSILALGPLTNLAQAIKMDSTFASKVKRLVILGGAFFSLGNVNPAAEANIYGDPEAADCVFTCGANIVIIGINITTQVQLTDEDLLEIRESKGKHAQVLCDMCKFYRDWHVKSDGVYGIFLHDPVSFVALVRPDLFTYKSGVVRVETQGISVGHTLMDQGIKKWNSDNPWSGYSPVSVAWTVKVDEVTNYVKELLMKP, encoded by the exons ATGGCGGATTTGAATGATGCATCCGGCCTTTTGGGTTCTTTTGCCAAGCCGGAGAAGCTCATTATCGACACCGACCCTGGAATCG ATGATGCCATGGCTATCTTCATGGCATTTCGAAGTCCGGAGTTGGAGGTCTTGGGATTAACGACAGTTTTTGGCAATGTCTTAGTTGAATGTGCTACACACAATGCCTTGCTTCTG TGTGAGATGGCAGGCCGTTCGGATGTTCCTGTGGCTCAAGGCAGCCCCGAGCCTCTGAAG GGTGGAACGCCTCGTGTTGCTGACTTTGTTCATGGTTCTAATGGACTCGGGAATGTAATTCTACCATCCCCAAGTTcgaaaaaagttgaaaagtcTGCTGCTGAATTTTTAGTCGACACGGTCTCTCAGTACCCCGGTGAAGTGTCTATACTTGCTCTTGGTCCTCTCACAAACTTGGCTCAG GCAATCAAAATGGACTCTACCTTTGCGAGCAAGGTGAAGAGGCTTGTCATTCTTGGCGGTGCGTTCTTTTCGTTAGGGAACGTAAATCCTGCTGCTGAAGCAAAT ATTTATGGAGATCCAGAAGCAGCAGATTGTGTATTCACATGTGGAGCAAACATTGTTATTATTGGGATAAACATCACCACACAAGTTCAACTTACTG ATGAGGACCTCCTCGAAATAAGGGAATCCAAGGGAAAACATGCTCAAGTCCTATGCGACATGTGCAAATTCTACCGAGATTGGCACGTCAAGTCCGACGGGGTCTATG GCATTTTTCTCCACGACCCTGTTTCGTTCGTGGCTTTAGTACGTCCCGATCTCTTCACGTACAAGTCTGGTGTTGTGAGGGTTGAAACTCAGGGCATCAGTGTAGGTCATACATTGATGGATCAAGGAATTAAGAA ATGGAATTCGGACAACCCATGGTCAGGTTACTCCCCTGTTTCTGTTGCTTGGACTGTCAAGGTAGATGAAGTCACCAATTACGTCAAGGAGCTATTGATGAAACCGTGA
- the LOC111782044 gene encoding GDSL esterase/lipase At5g03610-like: protein MESRKLVFPLLSLFVFSLLSGQGSGRRHVDYRFNSRPTKLFVFGDSYVDTGNIKASTSSSRNFPYGITFPGVPSGRFSDGRVLTDFFANYLELKSPETFSGWRKGGRKGPKYGMNFAFGGTGVFDTSFPFPNMTTQIDFFQGLVANNIFAPKHVGSSVALVSPSGNDYSFYQERNGSIEGLQPFIISVVNQIAVNLKRIHSLGVKKIVVLGLGPVGCLPQPTANSSFKHCNATSNSMAKVHNLLLKQAVEKLNKETKGSPFIIFDVYNAILSIIRNKGNPKARVRFETPLKPCCFGVSSEFSCGSVDEKGNKMYTLCTRPKSTLFWDSVHPTQQGWFATFSSLASSLKYHL from the exons ATGGAGTCGAGGAAGCTTGTGTTtccacttctctctctcttcgttttctctctcctc TCAGGGCAAGGATCGGGTCGTCGCCATGTTGATTATCGCTTTAATTCTCGGCCGACCAAGCTGTTCGTGTTCGGAGATTCGTATGTCGACACCGGCAACATTAAGGCCAGTACTTCCAGCTCCCGGAATTTCCCTTATGGAATTACATTTCCCGGCGTACCTTCCGGTCGTTTCTCCGATGGTCGTGTTTTGACCGATTTCTTCG CTAACTATCTTGAGCTGAAGTCACCGGAGACCTTTAGTGGATGGCGGAAGGGTGGAAGGAAAGGGCCGAAATATGGGATGAACTTTGCTTTTGGAGGAACTGGCGTGTTCGACACGTCGTTTCCTTTCCCGAACATGACGACCCAGATCGATTTCTTTCAAGGTCTTGTTGCTAATAACATATTTGCTCCAAAACATGTCGGTTCTTCTGTTGCTCTTGTCTCCCCATCCGGCAATGATTATTCCTTTTATCAAGAGAGAAATGGATCTATTGAG GGACTCCAACCCTTCATTATCTCAGTAGTGAACCAAATTGCTGTAAATTTGAAGCGCATCCACAGCTTGGGAGTGAAAAAAATAGTGGTGTTAGGGTTAGGGCCAGTGGGATGTCTTCCTCAGCCAACAGCCAACTCATCATTCAAGCACTGCAATGCAACCTCGAATTCAATGGCTAAAGTTCACAACCTTTTATTAAAGCAAGCTGTGGAGAAACTAAACAAGGAAACAAAGGGTTCTCCGTTCATCATTTTCGACGTCTACAACGCAATCTTGTCCATCATCCGAAACAAAGGGAACCCTAAAGCTAGGGTAAGATTCGAGACGCCATTGAAGCCATGTTGTTTTGGAGTAAGCAGTGAGTTTTCGTGCGGGAGCGTCGATGAAAAGGGCAACAAAATGTACACTTTGTGCACACGCCCCAAATCGACCTTGTTTTGGGACTCAGTGCACCCTACTCAACAGGGCTGGTTCGCAACTTTTAGCTCTTTGGCATCGTCTCTCAAATATCATCTTTGA